The Arabidopsis thaliana chromosome 5, partial sequence genomic interval aaTATATAGCTTATCTAGTATGtcattaaaaaatgttaattcttttatatatgtattcataatatttttcattataaaaaaaaggaagatattCATTCATGTGAGAAAATAAATGGGCCATTGCTCCTAGTTTTGGGCTTTTGGGctttttcttagtttcttaATGTGTTTGGGCCATTGCTCCTGGTTTTGGGCCAATATTGAGATATCCTGAGCCTAACTTATTTAGGCCCATTAAGAACCCATTCTATTTTGTGCGTGTATGTTACGCTGTGTTCTCTCGttcaatcattttcttctctcatttCCAAAATCTAGAAACCCTAGAGCAAAAAGTGATCTCATGGCCTCCGGCGACCGTAAATTTGGTTATATGACCGGGAAAGATGCTGAAGTAAAGCTTCCACGGACGACGCGGGTCAAGAACAAGACCCCGGCACCTGTGCAAATCACTGCAGAGCAAATTCTAAGAGAAGCTCGAGAGAGGCAAGAAGCTGAGATCCGTCCACCTAAGCAGAAAATCACTGATTCTACTGAGCTTTCCGATTACAGACTCCGACGTCGGAAAGAGTTTGAGGACCAGATCCGTCGAGCGAGATGGAACATCCAAGTTTGGGTCAAATATGCGAAGTGGGAAGAGTCGCAAATGGACTACGCACGTGCTCGAAGCGTGTGGGAACGAGCTTTAGAAGGAGAGTACAGGAACCATACGCTTTGGGTCAAGTACGCAGAGTttgagatgaagaacaagTTTGTCAACAATGCAAGGAACGTTTGGGATCGTTCTGTTACGCTTCTCCCTCGAGTTGATCAGCTTTGGGAGAAGTATATTTACATGGAAGAGAAGCTTGGGAATGTTACTGGAGCTAGACAGATCTTCGAGCGGTGGATGAACTGGTCACCAGATCAAAAAGCTTGGCTCTGTTTTATTAAGTTTGAACTTAGGTATAACGAAATCGAACGTGCGAGATCGATATACGAgagatttgttctttgtcaTCCGAAAGTATCTGCTTTTATTCGATATGCAAAGTTTGAGATGAAGCGTGGTGGTCAAGTTAAGCTAGCTAGGGAGGTTTACGAACGAGCAGTGGACAAACTTGCAAAcgatgaagaagctgagatTCTCTTTGTATCGTTTGCTGAATTCGAAGAACGATGCAAGGAAGTAGAGCGGGCTAGGTTTATCTACAAGTTTGCTCTTGATCATATTCGTAAAGGAAGAGCTGAGGAGTTGTACAAGAAGTTTGTGGCGTTTGAGAAACAGTATGGAGATAAGGAAGGTATTGAGGATGCTATTGTTGGGAAGAAGAGGTTTGAGTATGAAGATGAAGTGAGTAAAAACCCTTTGAACTATGACTCATGGTTCGATTATGTTAGGCTGGAAGAGAGTGTTGGGAACAAAGATAGGATAAGAGAAATCTATGAGAGGGCTATTGCTAATGTTCCACCTGCCCAAGAGAAACGATTCTGGCAAAGATACATTTATCTTTGGTgagtgttatttttttggtagcATACATGGTTCTACTGTTTTCTCAACCACTTACACTGATGTGActaattattgttgttgtaggATTAATTATGCTTTGTATGAAGAGATTGAAACTAAAGATGTGGAACGTACACGAGATGTTTACAGGTATTCTTGAACTTTTTGAGTTGCATTCATCTACGTTTCGCTCGTGGAGGATTAGACTGACTGTTTTTGCATTTGTCTTACAGAGAATGTCTCAAGCTTATCCCACAcaccaaattttcttttgccaAAATATGGTTGCTCGCTGCAGAATATGAAATCAGGCAATTGAATCTCACCGGTGCACGGCAGATATTAGGTAATGCGATTGGGAAAGCTCCAAAAGTTAAGGTAAGCCTGAAGACTCGTAATCTGGAAATGGTTTACATTATTGCTCAATGTGTTTTTTACTTACTGcggtgattttttttttttgttatctgcAAAACAGATATTCAAGAAATACATTGAGATGGAACTCAAGTTGGTAAACATCGATAGATGTAGAAAATTATACGAGCGGTTTCTTGAATGGTCTCCTGAGAATTGCTATGCTTGGAGAAACTATGCTGAGTTTGAGATTTCGCTTGCTGAAACAGAACGTGCTAGAGCTATCTTTGAACTTGCAATATCTCAGCCTGCTCTAGACATGCCTGAGCTGCTTTGGAAGGTAAAATTTTACTGTCTAATGCATCCATAAAGATTTCTCGTACTTTGAACCGATTGGATCAACAAATTCTCTATATATTGTTTGTGGCAGACGTACATTGATTTTGAGATATCAGAAGGGGAATTCGAGAAGACACGGGCTTTATATGAGCGACTCTTGGACCGTACAAAGCATTGCAAGGTGTGGATTAGCTTTGCAAAGTTCGAAGCTTCTGCTTCAGAACACAAAGAAGACGGCATCAAAAGCGCCAGAGGTTTGAAGCTACATGTTATATTAAGAGTTTGGATGATTTCTTGTGACACAAGTTATCtgtttcttatattatttatttttgttctgcttttttttctttcttctactcAGTGATCTTCGACAGAGCCAATACATACTACAAAGACACCACACCGGAGCTTGAAGAAGAGCGTGCTACGCTTTTGGAGGATTGGCTTAACATGGAGACAGGCTTTGGTGAGCTCGGGGATGTTAGTGTCGTTCAATCAAAGCTCCCgaagaagctcaagaagagaaagatgacCAGTAGAGAAGACGGCTCTACAGAGTAGGcattacatacatataatttcTCGACTATTATCTTTTGAATGTTAAAGCtcaatgtgaaaaaaaaaaattggcagGTATGAAGAATACTTTGATTATCTGTTCCCTGAAGAATCAGGGACGACGAATCTCAAGATTCTTGAAGCTGCTTATAAATGGAAGAAGCTTAAAGGTGAGGAATGCGTCTGATAGTGGTTAACATCATAATGTACTAGGTAGGTGATGATGTCTCTTGCGGtgttattaatattataaccaaatttatttatcaaactATACTAGGAACATATATCTGATCTATGTATGCTTATTTATGACTCAATTTAAACATATTATCTCTTCTCTCCTGAATATTGATAATATTAACACTGCATGTTATGTATAACACACatttattgaagaaaaaatgataactagtaaaaaatataaaagcaGAGAGTATAAACAGACTAGTACTTCATTCAAACATAAGAACCATAAGACAGTGTTAATGAGGATACTATAAACCGTGTAGAAACAACAACTATGACGACAACATAAGACCATAAATTAAGGAGATTATAAGCATATATAGCTTTTTCTCTCAATTATTCTATCAAAGCAAAGATTAAAAGCTTAAGCGTTAGCGATTGGCTTGACATAAACCCCAATTTGGTTGAGAGAAACTTCAGTCTTCCCATAAAACCCAACAATCTTGTGATCTTTCTCCTCAAGCTTGAATGATGTTCCCTCGTAAGTGTATTCTGGACTGTGACTTAACACTTGATATGTTGTACGGTTTGTATTGAACTTAAGCATCGTCATATAACCGGTAAAAAATGAAGACATGGCAGATGCGGATGCATTAGGTGCTGCTAACCTCTTACCATAGTGTCCTTCAACGGATGTGATGTATTCCTTGTTAAAATAGAGCTTGAACtacaacaacagaaaaaagacaaaacgaagttatatatatatatatatatatatatatatatatatatatatatataatgttagCGTATGTATTTAATTCTAGATTAAAGCATATAACTCTTTTTCCTTATCATCTCTATGGATGTCTTCATCTCCGTGAGCGTCTCCGATTACAGGTCCATTGATGTACTCAAACTTGACCGATTTCACTAATTTGTCATTGTATCTTACTGTTATCATTCGAGCATCGTCGTGAATCCCATCATCCCACTCGTTCCCAAGGACACCACCTTTTGCATTTAGTTTCTTGACCGGAGGAACTACCACCACCGCAAAATTTGCTCCGAGTGCATTGATACGATTTACGGACGACCTTCCTCGGAACCCCACAATCTTATCGAACCCTTTTGCCTCAAGTTGGAATTTTGTACCAACCGGTTTCCCAAATTTCTCAGAACTTCTATTCattgatgttttgaaagtTAAAGACGAGATGAATCCATCTTTGTCGTCTTGTCGACAGTTCCCTCCACGGATTTAACATACTCACCATCTTGATCCTTTAGCACAAACTGCAAAAAAAAGGACTCTTAATTAGAGCgagagggaaaaaaacaaaaaaaagaacatgaattcaagaaactgatatacatacatatatatatatacctcttTACGTTCTTTCGAATCCTTTCCGTGACAATGAGTTATCCGGTCGTTTCCCTTAACATAGTGGAACTCAACGGAGCTCACACAATGAGCATCTTCTCCAACACACAATTTACTCAGACGATCATAAGCCCCATCATCCCAAGAGACCCCGTTGGATCCTCCTTGAGGTTCCAAATGCTtaaaagtagaagaaacaaCGTAAAAGTAAGCTCCTATGGCGTCGAGAAAGTCACCAGAACGTCCATGGAGACCAAGAAGCTTCGTTCCATtttttcactccaaaacaaaatctctgcTACCAGTACCGGGCATACGAAACTGCTCAGATGTTCTCCCGTGTGATGTTTTGAATTGAAGCTCCGACACCGTGTTCCAATACATTGGAGTTCCCATTTTTGCAGCAAGATTTATGTCGTATTTGTCTGCAGCAGTGAGCTACGGAACAGAACAATTATTgtacttaaaaacaaatcaactaAACGAAGATATGACTAATAAACAGAGCCAACAAACACCTCagttttttggtaaatatgATCCACATGTTTATAGCCAAGACCATCGGgatgaaaacagagcaagtaaAAGATCagaattatttttgaaaaaaaaacagagcaactAAAAAATGAGACTAAAGAAACAACGCAAACAAACACCTGTTCAAATGTTCTCCCGCCGGTAGATTTGTATCTGTGATGATCGTTTCTGCATGTTCCCCAAATAGACGTAATGTATTCGTCTGGGCACTTCACTTCAAACTCGGTCTTAATAAcatagcaaaacaaaagaaaaaaaagagcagTTAAAAGCAagagcaaaaacaaatcatgggGGGAGAGAATTatgaataatattaaaaatgaaatttcaaaCCTCTGTAATATGTGTTCCTCTTGCTCTTCCGTGTTCTTTAACAACGACATCACCGTTTTTCACGTACTGGATCTTGAGGTAAACGATGCCATGAAAGTCTTCTCCAACTATCAATTTACGCACACCGTCGTAAGTACCCTCGTAAACACCATcatcaaatttgtttccaTTGGAACCACCGTAAGCTATGGTCACTTTCTTTGACATTCCTAGCTCTCTGATGAAAGTGATCAGTGAAGGAAAATGTTTTGggtatatgtgtatatatactgAAATGTTTTATGCACCgagatttcttgatttttaatcttatatttcaaagaaaaattagattatATTTCACATACTGTAATTGGTAAATCATCACAATTCAAACAGATTCCacaatatgttttgttttatatcttAGTTGGTATATATCATAGTCAATTCTAACACATCCTTACGACTAATTATGATAGGGTGAATTTAAGTAAATGACAAACGAAAAAGTGTTATTGGCAGTAAATGtaatagaagaagagaagaagacatttatatatcatatatgcaAAACatgtgtataaatatatacttacGTATATTTTGATGGTATTAAGAAATATACAGAATGATGGATTtttgaatacatatatatatatatatatatatacataccttctgaagatggagaagaaatgtTGCAATTAAAGCTTTGCATGGATGATGGAAGATGGATATCATCGTGTTGCcttgatgattatgatgattatgatcCTTATTATAATTCTTGTTATAGCTAGATGACATTATGATGATGCAGGAGATAGATAGATCAATATATTAccattttcatcaaatttcTACGTCCATCaataaatcaatatattaCCATGCAATTTTCATCTACGTACAGTTTATTACGCGTCTCTCTCACTGCAATTAATATCGATGGTAGAATCactaaggaaaaaataaaataaaaaaataatataaagcaAGGCATATAAAACACACAGACCTATGATTTGCATACATTGTATAAATATGCACGCATCACGAATACACGgtcataaaaatatatatgaaaaaaacttggagaagaaaaaattcaactAATTTGAACTTCTTTTACTCGTAAGTAGGTAAAACgcattaatttatatatatatatatatatatacatatatgtttacTATCAGGGCGGATCGAGAACCTAATTTAGCTTAGGGCACAATAAGTTTTACatcattatattattattttttttaaaacatttcttactttcttcactattttgaaacattttcaCTACTATCACATTTGTCATTTTGAACAATTATGTTTTAGCAAAATAAACTGAAcaattgtttaaatttgtttagcTCAACGATACCTCATATCTCATAACCAACGTTTACACTTGTTACACATTGTACTTCTAATTGGCTAATAAGGCatttttaatggttttttattttgtattataaatGTGGAGTATTTTAGTGTCTATAACATAATTACTTGGAAAAAAGAGCATAGGGCACGTGCCCACCTTACTTATGCCGTGGATCCGCCACTGTTTACTATGTTAAAATTGTTCTTTCACAAAAGTCTTTGAGATCTgtattatctttctttttttgtttctttttgattaaaacCACAACTTTTTCCGATTAGGAAACTCCCATATTTGTAGTAAATAGtagttctttatttttcatccATTAGAGTAACTAccaactcattttttttttgtcttttactaAAAACACTATATGcattatgatatatattctgtattcataataaaaatacaGATATTCACGTCTTATACATTAATTTGAAGACAAGCAAATGCTTGATCATCTGTTGCCTTTAAGttgaaatttcataaattaagtttattaattcataaattagtttattaattaCCTTACAAAAAACCCATGACCCATacaaaagaaatcatttcAACATATTTCCGCGTTTTATAGATTGTATTTCTTTAAGCCTAACGGTGGAAACCACAAAATCTCTAAACGTCACTGAGCAGTTCTcggtaaatttttttttttttttttttttggaaaacagTTCTAGGTATTTCTTTAAGCATAAATGTTACTTTATTTCTGtctatttaaattatattgttttgtaaagTTTTAGGTTATGAGGAAGTTGCTAAAATCGACCCTGAAGAAACCAAGTTGCTTATAATGCTCATAGAGTTCATCAAGTAAGTGAAGAGCAAATTTCTATGCACATGTAGTCCATAACATATTAACATGTAATTTAAATGTCATAATCTTCTTATAATATACCTTACAAGGaccatatattatatatgtatatatatatatatagatccCACGGACCTACGTTAAAAAAAGTCATACTGTTATTCTGTTAACTACTTTTAGAAATTTCCTTTCTTATAGCTGATGTCATGGTAAATTTGCATTCTCcatgaaacattttacaatttatcaatatttttagttttgttctaCTGAGATTTTTTATTCTAAGTTATTTTatcgtatatatattattgatacatgaaataatgtatatgaacaaaaaaaaagtattgacTGATTGGATACTTGTTAATGTCTCTCCTCTATTTATAGATCgattatatatagttcaaGTAGGTGCGTTAAGTTTTGTGTTTACTACGTTGATgatattcttttaaaaaagtCTTCAAGATATTTCCCTCTATGTGTTCACTTGATTAAAAGCACAACTTTTTTCGATTGGGAAACTCTTGCACACAGTTCTTACTCCTAAATTTGtatgtaattatttttcacATCCATTGTATCAACCACCGACTCAAATTTACATACCACTTTATTCAAAATTGCACTAGGATGTGAATGTGACTCATATACATATGtgtcttttaaattttataaacacaTAGATATCCACGTTTATACATTTGAACATACACAATTCGTAATCTTTTAGTTGAaatttcttttagaaaaagaattatttcCATACAAAGGAAATATTTCAACATATTTCACTGTGTTAtagataatatttattttagccTAATGAACACAACACAATCTCCACACATCACTGGGCAATATTCCGTAATATAGTTTAATAGTTTATCAGTTATATATACAACTAAAATATCTATTAGTTtgcttaaaagaaaataatatatatattaagaaactTAATCGAAAACGATATCtgaattcctttttttttactatagtAATTTGAATCTAAATTATGTATAAGTTAAGacaatatgtttattttcaacATTATGCGTGAAGATGGTACTTAGACAAACTGGTGAAGATAAATGCATGTTCTAGCCTCTAGGTGGGATATCAAGTGGACTCCTATAAATAGAAGGTTGTACagtttatatatgtgaaaatttAGGATATggacaaattaaaataacGTGAAAACTCCACTTAGGATATATGTTTTGAGTTATCTTGGAACATAATTATTGCAAACAATTCCAAGAAGAGTTTGGCGAACCATTTAGAAAATATGTTTCATACTCgaaatttttatgtaaaaatgttctatatatagtttttttattttttttgcttaattgtacataattaatataatgCAGCGCATCTCTAATTAAAACGAACGTGTCGTTTATCACGTTCGAGCTAATTCGTAATTTGGAATTTGGTTTTATGGGCTTAATGTTTATTTAGGCTTAGAATGCTTGTGTTTGTATGCTTCTTCGAGCAAAGGTTTTCGTTCTCTTTGACTTATTTAAGAAGACGTGAATTCATTATTGTGACtgtttttgattattgattaaagatattcaaaaatatattgtgACAGGTTTTGAGAAGAGGACTTTCAATCTTAAGCAATTTTCGTGTGCAAAGTTAAAAAGTTATGAGAGAAGGATCCATCAATCACACGTATCATTATGTATTACACAATTTAATCCACTAGaccatattttttctttttcttttctctttttttttttcccaccCGAATATGTGTATTGTTGTACCTTTAGCAATCTCATTGCGTCGtgtatattttcctttttttctgttgaaCTCAActaactatatatgtatatcatCTAATCAAAGAATGTGGACGAGTAAAAAGTTGAATTTCATCTTCGTCAAGTTTCTTTCATAAATATCTTTATGTGTGTATGCGTAATGCGTGTATATTTATACtatctttgtgtgttttatatGCCTTGctttatatttcatttaaatttctttaattatttttaccGTCAATATTAGTTGTAGTACGAAACGCGTAATTAAAGGTAGATGAAAATTGCTATATATTGATTTGTAAAATGGAGATACTTTGTTATCTATCTCTTGCCTTAGCCTAAGCACTTCTATctatctccttcttctttatcatcatcCAAATGTCATCTAGCTCAAACAAGAATTCTAATAAGGATCatgatgatcatcataatGATCAAGGCCAACACAATACCATCCATACTCCGTCTTTCATGCACACCTTTGAAATAAGTAacatttcttctccatcttctccaggtatatatatgtattcacaaatccaacaacactatgaatatttttcttagttaCATCAAATATGTGTacgtatatatttatatacatgtgTTTGATTTGACTATGACTTCtaaatgtcttcttctcttctttgttacatttactaattaataacacattctttttttgctaCGTAATTACATTCTCTTAAATAGTAAACGATATCTAACAATTCACCCTTTTATGAATTAGTCGTATCGGATCCTAAACCAGAATGGAAACCAAATCAACATCAAGCTCAAATACTCGAAGAACTTTTCATCGGCGGTACGGTTAACCCGTCTCTAACCAGTATCAAACAAATCACGATCAAACTTCAAAGTTATGGTGAAGAAGTCGACGACGCAGACGTCTACAAGTGGTTTCACAACCGAAAATATAGTCGCAAACCGAAGTTAGTATCATATTTTATGTTCTTGTAAATAATTGTGGGTATTATTACCGGTATCTATTATTTActttaatgttttggttttgcagatCCTGATCTAGAAATGTTGAAGATATACAGTGggttaaaaccaaaatatataaagaggAGTTTGTTATAAACGctttatatttctatttattaagAATTATGATAGAGAAAATTACTGTGATAAGTTGTCATACTTctataaatgtattttctgaaaaatattaattataattattcaaaatatagCATCCATACTTAAACTAATCATCTAATTTTTTTGAGCTTTTATCAATATATAGGTTTCATATTTcccataaaaatataatttaagtCACTATTCATATTATGTAGAACAAATACAATTGAATTATACAAACATACAAATAGTCATATGATCTCTTGGACTATTTGTCtatgtttgaccaaaaaaaactttatttcaTATGTCAAAATCATGTAGAAACCACGTGGACGCTTCTcgttactttttctttttataaagttgTTGAAAACGCAACTTCCACGAAATTGAGTGACAAGAACACGAACAGAGCttacaataaaaattgaaaatgagtCATGAGTGCGTAACAAGTTTGTAGTCTTGAGCGGTTTTCTCCATTTCTATTTTGTTCACACGGCTAAATTCATCTTCTGCCTCACTTCTTAATTTTatgagatcttgaagaagaagaagaaatgatgtTGATATCGGATGTGGCTTCATTAGTTGGAGGTGTCTCGAGGAGCTCCAATTTCTGAGATTTTCAAATTGGTTAATCGAAGAAGCCAAGAAAGTGAAAAGGATTGCAAACCCTTATCTCAAGATCTGGCGTCCACAATGGAGAGATTGGTTCCgattttcaaagaaattgaCTCAGTGCAAGAAAGATCCAACGGTGAACTAAATGTTGTGATCAAAACGTTAGAAAGCTGAGAAGATGGTACACAAATGTTCAAGAGTTCCGAAGAGACCATCATAATGAATGTAAGAGAGTCTTGCATGTTGTTCTATTTATATTTAGCATAACACTTTGACATAAACCTAGACGAATAAGAATATCTATCGATTAACGCTCTCATGCCTACTCTTGTATCCAGAGATACTTAAGCGTCTAACAACTCTTGAGGAGGATTCATGCAGTGACACAGACGAATCTGCCAGCTGGTTTTGCTTAATATGCAAATATCTTGGTGGCCAAGGCTTGGAAAGTTTAACCAGTCATCTCTCTAGTCAAAAACATTCACTTGAGGCACCAACATCTGTATAAGGCAAATGAGATTTATATTTGTAGAAGAAACATCAAGGATCACAAGCATGGATCTTTGCtttctacaacaacaaatgaaaaatcattATGATTGTTGTTTCCTAGAATTTACAtcgaaaatttgaaaaacttaCGACCGTGATGGATTGTAGACAAACAAGACCTAACTAGCTGCTACGTataggatttttattttgggattGCCAATGTTTTCAAGTCTTAAAACAACATAGTTTATGTAAACTTcaaaacgttttctttttttgccaGTTTCTAAGGACTTCTACAGATCAATGTTACGATCAGGATAAATTCTTAGTAGTGTTACCAGTGACTAGTGTAGGtatgatttgaatttgttgCAGGTAACACTAAGTTACCGATTTCTAATTCAGGTAAGAACACAAATGTCATCATTATCAGTACTGAGGAAGCTTCCACGCATAAATCTTAAACGAGTTTATATTTTGAACTACATCCAATCCTTTTAAACCGAACTTAAAATCGAGAGATAACAGAGTAAATAGCAGAGGTTTTATCTTTTATCAATcgaaaaagaacaaagtaaaaacaacACATCTTAATCGCATAGTAGGCAGGTCTTTTGAGTGTGATCACTTCTCATTTGCGCCCTTCGACTTTCTTAGCGTCTCTTGCtgcaacaaaccaaaacattacACGATCAGAAACATGAGTAAGAAGTTTCTATTCGAAATCAAAACATCACAAAAGGTAAGCAAACGCTTCAGAGGTTATTACCGGCTTTTTCCTCTTCTCGCTTCTTGgcagcttcttctctctgttggCGAATCAGAGCCAAACGATCTGTACACACACAAAGAGGACAAGATAATCGATAAGCAAATTTGGAAACGTAGAAAGAAACAACTgagaacaaaagatatattCTTGTTTACCCAAGTCCTTCCTTGCTTGTTCGGTTTTGCCTTGCTCTTGCAACCTCATGTATCGCTCATGAGCTCGCTGCTTCTCTAGCTCCTCTCTACAAGATTAATTTTAAGACGCTAATAATATTTAGAGGATTCCTGAACAAGAACTGTTGAAGAATATAGAGCTTAAGAGTGTTTTAGTAGTAGTAACAGACCTTTCACGCCTTGAGAGTTCAGTGGTTTTACTAGCCTAACAAAAGGGaagaacagaaagaaaatCCCAAGTTATAAATACAgacaaacatatataacagATTTACAGAAACTGACTACTGATTAGATGACTTACATCGAGGTCTTTTGCTTTCAAGGTCTTTTGTCTTACTCTGTTAGGGTTATCAACTTCGATAACAGCTTCagctcctttcttcttcacctgaTATTATAAACCAAGTAAAGATGAATTGTCCAACAATGATAATAGATGAGGCCGCATACAATGCAGAAGTTTTCACTCACATCAGCTTCATCTTCggattcttcttcagattcctCCTCTgactcttcttcaacatcttcttcgTACTCAGCTTCTTTCTGATAATGTCATTAAAAGAACAATGATTCACccccacacacacacacatcaacaaaaatgtgaaagcaaaactacaaaaatacCTGTTTGAATGATCGAGGACGTGCAGCAGATGTGCCAGCAACTACAAAACACACACAGGCAATAAGTTTAAAACATTCATCCACATAAATCTCAATTTTACAGCTTCAGAGAACCCAAAACTGGACCAGATTACACGAAACTGAATGCTTGTAATGCAAATCCTATGATCATAGACCATAAAATAATCCTAGACACGAAACACAAATAACTCATTGAATactcaaaaacacaaataagCAAACGAAGATATACCAAAAACCTAAACTTATTGAATACTCAATGGTCATATAACTCATATCAATCAACTAAACAACAAATATCTGGACTTGCACAgcagaataataaaaaaatcgtAATTTTTTACCAATCGTTACTTATATATCAACTATTTTATTCCATTTAGATTAAACAAGCTCACAATTCCAAAACTGCTACAACCAAGAATAACCAATTAGGGCAATCAcgaaaattccaaaaaaatcaagattgaTTTCAAATCGAACTCAAAAATCAGAGCAACGAATCAAAATTACTTACGAATATCAGCAGCACTAGAGAATCGGCGTTGGCCGGTAG includes:
- a CDS encoding Mannose-binding lectin superfamily protein (Mannose-binding lectin superfamily protein; CONTAINS InterPro DOMAIN/s: Mannose-binding lectin (InterPro:IPR001229); BEST Arabidopsis thaliana protein match is: jacalin-related lectin 23 (TAIR:AT2G39330.1); Has 1807 Blast hits to 1807 proteins in 277 species: Archae - 0; Bacteria - 0; Metazoa - 736; Fungi - 347; Plants - 385; Viruses - 0; Other Eukaryotes - 339 (source: NCBI BLink).) — translated: MSKKVTIAYGGSNGNKFDDGVYEGTYDGVRKLIVGEDFHGIVYLKIQYVKNGDVVVKEHGRARGTHITETEFEVKCPDEYITSIWGTCRNDHHRYKSTGGRTFEQLTAADKYDINLAAKMGTPMYWNTVSELQFKTSHGRTSEQFRMPGTGGSNGVSWDDGAYDRLSKLCVGEDAHCVSSVEFHYVKGNDRITHCHGKDSKEHDKDGFISSLTFKTSMNRSSEKFGKPVGTKFQLEAKGFDKIVGFRGRSSVNRINALGANFAVVVVPPVKKLNAKGGVLGNEWDDGIHDDARMITFKLYFNKEYITSVEGHYGKRLAAPNASASAMSSFFTGYMTMLKFNTNRTTYQVLSHSPEYTYEGTSFKLEEKDHKIVGFYGKTEVSLNQIGVYVKPIANA
- a CDS encoding 28 kDa heat/acid-stable phosphoprotein-like protein (CONTAINS InterPro DOMAIN/s: Casein kinase substrate, phosphoprotein PP28 (InterPro:IPR019380); Has 30201 Blast hits to 17322 proteins in 780 species: Archae - 12; Bacteria - 1396; Metazoa - 17338; Fungi - 3422; Plants - 5037; Viruses - 0; Other Eukaryotes - 2996 (source: NCBI BLink).) encodes the protein MGRGKFKGKPTGQRRFSSAADILAGTSAARPRSFKQKEAEYEEDVEEESEEESEEESEDEADVKKKGAEAVIEVDNPNRVRQKTLKAKDLDASKTTELSRREREELEKQRAHERYMRLQEQGKTEQARKDLDRLALIRQQREEAAKKREEEKAARDAKKVEGRK
- a CDS encoding Homeodomain-like superfamily protein (Homeodomain-like superfamily protein; FUNCTIONS IN: sequence-specific DNA binding transcription factor activity; INVOLVED IN: regulation of transcription; LOCATED IN: vacuole; CONTAINS InterPro DOMAIN/s: Homeobox (InterPro:IPR001356); BEST Arabidopsis thaliana protein match is: WUSCHEL related homeobox 8 (TAIR:AT5G45980.1); Has 1807 Blast hits to 1807 proteins in 277 species: Archae - 0; Bacteria - 0; Metazoa - 736; Fungi - 347; Plants - 385; Viruses - 0; Other Eukaryotes - 339 (source: NCBI BLink).) — encoded protein: MSSSSNKNSNKDHDDHHNDQGQHNTIHTPSFMHTFEISNISSPSSPVVSDPKPEWKPNQHQAQILEELFIGGTVNPSLTSIKQITIKLQSYGEEVDDADVYKWFHNRKYSRKPKS